A genomic segment from Glycine soja cultivar W05 chromosome 18, ASM419377v2, whole genome shotgun sequence encodes:
- the LOC114396761 gene encoding uncharacterized protein LOC114396761 isoform X1 codes for MDRVSHRGSRFLLDASPLLELEFQPTMDPVINWVSNFLHSLQHCMDPVINWVLNFLHSLQHCMDPVINWLMSLISCLATKINQILEKFTGHQFNVKTDACDEISLGGEWLLYVAIAVVVALAAIPVVWLLWKVVFGVVWLLWKLISGVVLLLWNVISIFVLGLWNVIRKIFCCCCERGKTMKAPGRNIRIYRDDFERSPKNYFRNLRRDQRNWRNNQPHTILV; via the exons ATGGATCGTGTCAGCCATAG GGGTTCACGGTTTCTTCTCGATGCGTCTCCGCTGTTAGAGTTGGAGTTCCAACCTACCATGGATCCTGTCATCAATTG ggTTTCAAACTTTCTTCACAGTCTTCAGCATTGCATGGATCCTGTCATCAACTG ggTTTTAAACTTTCTTCACAGTCTTCAGCATTGCATGGATCCTGTCATCAACTG GCTCATGTCCCTGATAAGTTGCTTAGCGACAAAGATTAATCAAATACTTGAAAAATTCACTGGGCATCAATTTAACGTTAAGACTGACGCTTGTGATGAAATTTCATTGGGTGGAGAATGGTTGTTGTATGTTGCTATTGCTGTTGTTGTAGCACTGGCAGCTATTCCTGTTGTCTGGTTGCTTTGGAAGGTGGTTTTTGGTGTTGTTTGGTTGCTTTGGAAGCTGATTTCTGGTGTTGTTTTGTTGCTATGGAACGTGATTTCTATTTTTGTATTGGGTCTTTGGAACGTGATAAGGAAGAttttctgttgttgttgtgaaaGAGGGAAGACAATGAAGGCTCCAGGGAGGAATATTCGCATTTATAGAGATGATTTTGAACGTAGCCCTAAGAACTACTTCCGTAACTTGCGCAGAGACCAACGTAACTGGCGCAATAATCAACCTCATACGATTTTGGTTTGA
- the LOC114396761 gene encoding uncharacterized protein LOC114396761 isoform X2 encodes MDRVSHRGSRFLLDASPLLELEFQPTMDPVINWVSNFLHSLQHCMDPVINWLMSLISCLATKINQILEKFTGHQFNVKTDACDEISLGGEWLLYVAIAVVVALAAIPVVWLLWKVVFGVVWLLWKLISGVVLLLWNVISIFVLGLWNVIRKIFCCCCERGKTMKAPGRNIRIYRDDFERSPKNYFRNLRRDQRNWRNNQPHTILV; translated from the exons ATGGATCGTGTCAGCCATAG GGGTTCACGGTTTCTTCTCGATGCGTCTCCGCTGTTAGAGTTGGAGTTCCAACCTACCATGGATCCTGTCATCAATTG ggTTTCAAACTTTCTTCACAGTCTTCAGCATTGCATGGATCCTGTCATCAACTG GCTCATGTCCCTGATAAGTTGCTTAGCGACAAAGATTAATCAAATACTTGAAAAATTCACTGGGCATCAATTTAACGTTAAGACTGACGCTTGTGATGAAATTTCATTGGGTGGAGAATGGTTGTTGTATGTTGCTATTGCTGTTGTTGTAGCACTGGCAGCTATTCCTGTTGTCTGGTTGCTTTGGAAGGTGGTTTTTGGTGTTGTTTGGTTGCTTTGGAAGCTGATTTCTGGTGTTGTTTTGTTGCTATGGAACGTGATTTCTATTTTTGTATTGGGTCTTTGGAACGTGATAAGGAAGAttttctgttgttgttgtgaaaGAGGGAAGACAATGAAGGCTCCAGGGAGGAATATTCGCATTTATAGAGATGATTTTGAACGTAGCCCTAAGAACTACTTCCGTAACTTGCGCAGAGACCAACGTAACTGGCGCAATAATCAACCTCATACGATTTTGGTTTGA